The genomic DNA tttaaaattaaatatccaaaaaataatctGAAAACATCATTGTGTTCAGAAATATTTCAGGATCAATATTATATGGAAAAATACATTTCAATCCCGAGCATTGACTCGAATTtcgaaaaatatcaaaattgataCACGTAAGGCTTGAAATTCTTATATTCTCAACCGGGCATCCGAAAAATCATTCGGGGCCGCCGTTGTGTCTGAAAAAATTCAGGGATCGATATTgtgtagaaaaatatttttcgaccTCGAGTTTTgttccgaattttgaaaattgaagttGGTGCACGTGAAATCCAATAACGACcaatagaaattttttttttcctgaaaattgtaaaatttgcattaaattaggaaaatatcTCATTTTTAACAATCCTGAATGCTCGAGCAATCAATTAAAAATACTTTCCTTTGATGGATAACAAAAATGTCGATTTTGCCCCTCCTTAAAGTCGGTGAACCAAAATCGGGTGCTGACATCGGGCACTCTATGTTCTAATATTTCGATAACAAGGAAGGGCTAGGAGTCAAGTATTGGATGGGCGAACGCCCAAaaaccaaccaaaaaaaagcaAGAAACATACTGATCAAGTGAATCATTAACTATGATCTTGTTTGAAGATAAAATAAAGTTGGACATTCAATGATTTTGAGAAAGGGGTGTATTGTAGTGGTTAACGCCTCGCTTGGTAATTTAGAGATTTCAGGTTTGTTTCTCATTGTGGGACTacttttatttagattttctttccatttcttGTATTAGATTATCAACCTCCTCTTGTAACCCAAAACATTCAAcgattttaatattatatctaAAAAGATTGGTTTGGAGCACGAAATAATGTCTTGTGCTTATTATTTAGCATAAATGATGAAATTATATCACAATATTGAGTGgtaaagaataattaaaatttaaaatttcatgcCCTTATATCTCTCGTAGTTCattcttattatttaacaaTTAAGGGCAATTCGTGAGATTTCCTCACAGATAACAATCACTCtcacaaaatatattctaaCACAATAAACACTTGATCTTTTTCCTATTAAGTGGGTGATAATTCGTAGAGATTTCCTCACGAATGATAACCATGAGTAACACACACACGGGTAAGTGGCTAGTAACATTTTAAGTCTCCGCTAGAGCTATAGATCAATGCATGGTTACAAAGGAGGCTCAATGTCTATTATAATGAAAGATAAatctaaataactaataaattggCATGAATAGTCTCATTAAGTATCGAATTTACGATTTTCAGGTCAATAGGCGAGGACTAACGTCACTGCACTACACCTCTTCTGAGATAATTCCTTAAACTTTTACTGCTTATATTTTTCTTGCTTAAACTATAAAATACGAAACTCAAATATAATGATAAAATTCTATTGAACAGTCGATCCATGAAGATATACAAGCCTTAATATATAGTTTTGCCCATAAAGGGCCACAATCAGTACTTTCCATAGGGAAAGCTCATCTTGAAAGAGAATTACTAGCGGCAAACCTCACACATCAGTAACAACgtacaataaatataatacaaaTCAAACCCGAGACGAGGCAATATCAAGACAAGCTGAGTTCACGAGTGAAGATATCTTCAAGAGACCGAGCAGACCTCCTCGTgttgatcttctccttcttgatATTGATCAGCCTATCATAGACACACCAAGGGAAGCTCAGGTAATGGTCCCGCTTCAGACCCTCGTTATAGGCCCCCCAGTAGCTTGGGTGATATGTGACATAGTACCAAGCCGATGCCTTTGCGTCCAAATTCTCATGTTCCAAACCGTCTGAACCTGTTGCCTTCTCATTGAACCATGTCATTGCTTCCTTCCTCAGGGCCTTCACAGCCATAGTGATCGACTCCAAGTCCTTCCTCTTACTGAATGACTTTGACAACTTCATGATGTTTCCACTAAGTATCTCCGCCTCAGTCCTGATCCCATAGTAGTCCATGATGTTGCCCAATTTGAAGTCGTAGTTGCCCTTGTAATAGAAAGCATCATCCACGTAATCCTCGAAGCCCTCAACTTCCATATCAGGATCATAGGACCAACTAGCATCTTCCTTCATGAAGGTCCGGAGGGAAGGGGAATCAGGAGCCATGTCTCTCACCTCTCGGAAAAGCTTCCCAATTACATTCTTGGATTCATAGGTGGACTTGTCGAGCTTCTCCATGAAGTCAGGATATTCTTTAGCATACAGATTGCGAGGGATCTCAGCAGGCACGCCTGTTTTGGGGAAATCAACGGCAACAGAGAATAGCCTTGCTAGTGCGATACACTTTGGGCATCTTGCCTTTGCACTGCTCTGGTCAGCAAACACAGTGTGAGCATTGGCTATTATTCCCAGGCTGTCATTGAGAAGGTAGTTCACGAAGTACTCTTCCACTTCCTGCTCAAGCAACAACCCGGACTACAAATAAGTAGAATGTTCATGATTGATTTTTGTGACTCCCAACAGTCAAAACTATAAATGATCACATACTATTCCCTGTTTTCTAATCTTGTACACCTCAGGATATGTAACAAAGTGCATTTACAATGATTTACAATCAGTTGATTAACTGAACCAAATCACAACATGCAAATTTATGACTCTACACCAATTACATGAATGATTCCATGAAGCTACGTCTAAGTGATATGCAGTATCATGTGACCAGAGGGCAAACTACCTATGGGATCAATTGTAACTATCTTCAAGAATGTCAGATGGAGGAgctaattaaatataaaaagtcaaGGGTACCTCAATCCGAACATCGTGGTCTAATTCAACTGTCGGCGCTGCTGTATAGTCCATAGGCTGATCTTGAACAGGCGGAATCAATTCGGAGTCCCAAGAGACAAAATAAATATCTCCATCCAGATCACTCCCAGAGCATTCATTTGGGTGAGGCCTGAACTCAAAATCCAGTTCAAAAGGCATAGTTGATTATCAACCCATTTCGTATATTGGCACAAGAAGCAAAGTATATGACCATCTCAGCAACTCTAACATATAATTTCCCAGCTAATAACTTTCAGCCCAGCATATCATCTAAATTGTCATAAAGCTCAACTTTTGGTCTCTACATCCAGTGAGGTTATCTGTTTCATGGTCAAAGAACAAAGAGTGGATTCTTTCTTTTGGCTGATCCAGAGACTTACATACTCAGAAAAAAGTATACAAGAAGATTACAAGAGGGACTGATAAAACAGAAATGTTAAACAGAGGCATAACGATCTCAAAGAGGGACTGATAATTTTGCAATGACTGAATAACTATAGGCTCCAAGTAGAAAGTCTGTTCCAACACATCATATACataacataaaaaagaaaagagacaTGCAACCAAAGTACCTCATTCCTTTCTGGGGGAAAACAACGCAATCCACCATATGGTGCAAAGCAGGTACATTCACAGCTCTGAGAACTCGGACATCACCAGGATGCAGGCAAGGGTTCTTTGCGACCACTACTTGTCCCTGGACGACAAAAGATTCATCTGATGCTGTTCCAGTGTGCATGTAGATATTATCCTGCAACTGTCCCAGTTTTCGACACGAAAACTGCACAAATACCTGTCCATACTCTAAGGTCTGGGTCTCGTCCAGGCAACCCATCATTGATCTCCCTTCAGGTATAAAAATCCTGGTCTTTGTCCTCAGGTCAAACAGCTTCGAAGCACGGAAAGTAAGAAGCATCATTGACAGGAATGGTTCCTCGTCCGGCTCATACCCACACACAAGCATCTGCTTGAGGACCTTAGTATTCTCACCAGGAGCCATGAGATCTAGAGCTTCCTGCGCCTTCAATGGATCTGTTAGAATGGAGTCTAACTGATCCACAGCTTCTCTCTGTTTTTGCTCAAAAACGCCATCGGGAACGCCAAGAGTTGAGAGGAGAGTGATGATCTGTCTGTTTAGAAAGCAGGGTTGGTACTTGCTCCATGCCAAGACATTCAGTTTCGTGTCTGAGGATTCATACTTTCTCATGCTCCTGCGCAGTGATAACTTCACGGGCAAGGTCGGGTCAATGGCCACAACACCTTTATATCCCCCGTATCGTATCTGAAACGCTGATGGAGTATAACCTTTAAAGCCGCATTTTTTTGCCACTTTCTTTGCAAAATCATCAGATATTTTCCCAATCCCATCAGAAAAAATATAGCGCTTGTTGCCACAAATAACCTCAATATCCGGAATTTCTTCAGTTTCATACCATTCCACAGAAAGAGTTTCAGTGGATGAGCTTAAGGATAGGCCTAGTCGTGCAGCATATTTTGCCACGTTCCTGATTTGATGGAACTTACCCAGGGATTCCCTAATAGTATCAGCTGTGCATCCATCTGTAGGAGCAAACATCCATGCAGAATTTTCACGCAGCTGACTGGAGGAGAAAGCAAGGAAATCAAACTTCTTATCACCTATGGTTATTCCATTCTGAAGGGTAGACAGAATTCTTGTAAAAATTTCTGTTCTCATACCACTGCCGGCCACAGAATCACGAGGAGATAAAACTGTGGGATGGATTTTTTCGAGATCTTCGTCCACGAAAGAGATCCGGAGGAAATTATCAGAATACTCAGAGTACCTCCGCAGAACTCGATTTGACAAATTAACTTCTGGACCGAAAAAGTACACTTTGCAAGGAGTTATCTGAACCCTGTGAACATACATCAGGCCCTCATCTAAAGATATCAAAGGCGACCGCATATGATGCTGCCGTATCAGATTCTTATTCTTCATGCACATCACGTACTGCTCCTCCAGCCACCTCTTCGGATGGTAACAACATTCTTTTAGATGACGCAGCTTCTCTAGAGCATATTCTATGAAAGTGATGTCAACTCTGCTCGGATCGACCAATCGATAGAAGGAGGAGTCAAGACAGGGTCCTGGCAGACACCCATTCTGTATCAACAGATTGATCTTGAATAGTATCTTGTAGGGAATATCAACATCTATGGGGGGGCCCACGATAGGGACTAGGTTGAAATCACGAGAGAAACTGGAGCCACTCTTCATAGCAAATATGcctttaatttccttataaGCAGCGAAATTCTCCTGAAAATCTGGGAGATTAGACGCATGAGAGATCTCCAGGCACATTGCTGAAGATTGCCCGATACAAGCAGACGGAGTAAAATCGATTGTTCTCACCCATTGGTCATCTGAACCATTCCTGAAATAGTTGTAAAAAAGACTCTCCAGTACATTCCTTGAAGGGTATGcatcttttctgaaaatacgAGGAGCACCGAACAGCTGAAAATCATCAAACAAGAGAGGGTTACAACAGCATTTCCTGATCTCCATTAATATACATACCAGCCAAATACCATCTAAACGATCTAAAGTAAGAAATGTGTCTACTGGGCCAATGCCATTCCTAATcacaaacaaatgaaaagctACAATCATTTGTAAAGAAGTTGGCCAGAACCATAACATTACAAGAAATATAATGGGTTTTCTTCTCACAATGTCATGCATCACTACGCTTTATATGGCTCCACAAAATTAAAAAGCTGCAAAATTATTACACAATAGGTGATGAAAAGAGACTGTGCATGACCTACGGTAGCAACTGAGATTATTGCTcagcaaataaacaaaactaAGAATAGTAACTATTCAAAACCATGAAAGAACCTGAATGAGCAGAAAAATTTTGCGACGGCGCCATCGTTGTCGATGAAGCTTAATTTGCCAGATGTTCTCATATGAAAGGTCAAGCTTATATTCCTCTTGATTATAGAGCAAAACAAAGTAGAATCTTCTCAATCCAACCCCAAAATCAACAGAAACATTCTGCTCTTTCCACAGGGTGGAGAAATTCTGCTCGGAAAGCTGATACCCAAAGTGCAACGTTACACCTTGTATACTATGTGACAGCATTCTCGGTTCGGGCACGATATCTCGGTCTGCCTCACTAGCAGTCAGATATGATTTTCCGTACCACAGTCGTCTACTGGCCAAACGGACTATTCTGTCAGCATCTTCAACTGTCATGAACTGCACGATTGCGTATAATCGACTGCTGCTTTTCTCTTGTCTGACTTTAATGGCACAAACCCTTCCCTTGcctattatattttctaaaaattccTTAACTCTTTCTGCTGACGTAGAAGAAGGGAAGCCGTGTAAACGAATTGTCTTTTCCATAATTACTGTGCAGGCATATACTTGCACTTTGTTTGCACCCTACCAAGAAGAACCAAAACGAGATGATAGTCAACCTCCCTGTTACAGTAAACTAATTGTCTTTCCCATAATTACTGTGCAGGCATTTAATATGGATATGTTGATGAATGAATAGAATGGTCCATAATACACGCACACGCGTTGGATGTTTAAttatatgcacacatatatagatatgatcAACTACCCAAAGAAAAAACTAATGTCCGTTGGTTTAAGCAGTCCGGTGCTTATTCCACTTAATGTATTATTTGTAAGATTGTCATTGGACTTATTCTTGATACATTATATAatgaatcaaaatttaaatttcatggacaaaaaaaattagagtttaAACAATGATTTTCATCTCATACAAAaagtataaataaaaatatgaaaataaatttaaccATTTTTCATTTAGATTAGATAATTGATAGATATACATAATAAGCATTACGTAACGAACTTCTTCTGTCAATGTTTACATTACATAATTATATACTGTTCTTTTTGTAGAAATTGAAGACTCGATGATTACAACGAAATTAGAAACGTCTTAAATTTTTCaacaatgtaaattttaaacaataaaactaaataaaaatttaatacatCAGATTCTTCATTATTACATTATTAATGTGaaatatataagtaaatataCTTGTATCGTAGCAATTCTAAGATACGAGTAAAAGAACTTAATACAATatctatttataattttttaaagcaTGAACGTCTATTATGAAAAGATACATCATTCGAGGCGTAGAAAATTCGGAAGGTCCTTATATGAAGTATTTcctaaaaattaagaagaaaattttaaaatctttgtagaaaataatattaaattttaaaattgatacTTTTAGAGCATATTAACTATATATTACTATATGTATCTATAGATGAcatgtaaattatattaattctaTTGTACTTTAATGATGGGAAGTCAATGACGATCAATAACGGTTAAGCATATGCCCAAATTCTTACATAGAAGACTCCCAACAAGCAActcataaaataaatgtaaggCTCTTAGTAAGAAACTTAAgcaaataacataaatgttggttgttattaaatatatattaaataattaataagtaaaatatttaatattttaatatatatgtttaaaatttaaatcttAGCGTGAAGCTTAAGCtctaaaatttttttccataaaatttaaatttagatTCATGGTAATACAATTTAAGAGCATGTATAATGACAAACTTGTAAATAATTCATTAATGATAATAGATAGAAGACCTAATTTCAAGAGGGatttaaatgaaacaaataaaaaggtttagggaatgaagaataattaagaaaataacacGTCTACTTTGGGAAATATATTTTGGGAAGATTATTGtggaaattaatttcaaaaagaaGACCATTTTGGTCGAAAGCTCTAATGAAAGAGCAGTAAAGTATATCAATGGCGACCTAcgaccgaaaaaaataaagggtgTATATGGCGATAACATTATGTTGGTCCTTCAAGTCCTGAGACAGGTATATTAAATTGATCCTTAGGccctgtttggttttagggtgttattttataattacaattctaacttaactctacccactataaaacaaaataactcatacaaagtcaaagagtgagccccatttatactatttttttcacaacaaaacaacataactcatacaaagtcaaagggtgggccccatttataccactctttttcaaaatcaaaatatgattttaaaattctactatgaaaccaaacgcaacctcaGTCTCAATTAACTACTAGGGATGTAGGCACGAAGTCCAACCAACGTGGAATTCTAGAATATTTTCCaaacattcttttttttttcttttggttcttTTTGGGAAAAGTAATattcatttttaataatagtaatagaaaaaagaatttcactATTTTCAGGATTAAAGGTTAACAGTTCTTAAAATTAAAGAGACTAAATcaatataaggaaaaaaataaaaatggagaaaCAATGGAACCATAAAATTGGCCGCTCACCCAAAGCCTGGTGGCTTGGTATCATAGAAAACAGGCCTGGCCATCAGTAGTGATGGGACACTAGCGACCCATCACATGACTTCTCTGCAATGGGGCAGCCGGGGTGCGTCAAAGCGCATCCCCTTGAGGCACCCCATACATGGAGGCTAATTCCAAGGCTGCCCCACCGATCACTACTTGAGTATCTCGTATTAGAGTCACACACGTTCGTAATTTCAGAAAACACCTTAACGGAAACTTGTCTCCATGTAGTTCTTCGTAAAGGTGAGAGGTACTCCTTACATACATGCAGATGCTACTCAATtgtctctctgattttctctattttattttattttttattattttttttggagtgTTTGTTCATTATGCCCACTAATTCTTCGAGCAACAATGACAAGTTTATGCTTACATTTACCCCTTTCCGCAATAGAAAATGGTAGGCAAGTAAAATTTTGTTGAGTTTCCTTAAGTTGTAAGTTTTCAGCCAATGAACTTCCTTTCATGTCTGCAAAACTATATACCATTCCTCTGCTAACTTCTGCACAGCTCTGGCAAATTTGATCTCTTGTACATACATAATTGACAGGCACTGGTTTGAAGTTATACCACTTGAATCTACAAGATATAAATACTATCCGCTTAACAAATATGCAATTTCCATTTCAACCCAACCGATATTCGAAAAAAGGTAGTGACTATGGTGCTAGCTTATATCTTACTAATCTCCAAAACCAGCGCAAGTTTTAAAACAGATCCGCGTCTTTCATAATCACAAGGTATCAAAAGGAGAGAAGCTCAAACCGAAAAATTAAGCAAATTCTGGGTACATTTGGCATCAGCTGCAAAAATGATGCTtcatttaaatggaatgataATGGGGAGAAATAGAATTATCAGTCCACAAGAATGCACCCTGCCGCTCTTAGTCCAATGTGATTGAACACAGTCGATCATCGAACTAAAGCATGATCATCTAACGCAGTCGCTACTGGTTCACAGTCAAAGAAGTGGCAACCATAGAGACTAAAGCATAAGGGTCAAGCCTCTTCATTCACTCTGTcagtactatatatatacagtgaCAGGCtaggattccgagttaaagaATATTACCAGCTCAAGAAGGGGAGCCCTCACCGGTGTACGGTGAAGCTCAGGAGGGGAGGATAATGCCGGTTACGAAGAGGAAGAGGCGGACTCCGAGTCAAGGATGAGTCCACTCTCTCGCTTGACTCGCTGCTTCTTCCAGCCTTCTAAGGAGAGACAGCATCTTAAACCGTTATCAAATGCTTCTCTCTGAGTCAACTTCCCAAGCAAGTTAATGAGCTTAGCTTCTCAGCGGCGTCTATTGATTATATTCTTTCTTGGAAGGGCAAAAGTCGGGATTCCCTCCCTGGGCCCCAGCCCTTCTGCCATGTGATCCATAAGTTTGTGATCCTCATCCATTGATCCTCATacttttaaatattatgattTGATCCTTGAATATTGAGAACATCCCGCAATGCCCCCAAATTGTTATAGCCTGTTATTTCAGAGAATATCCGGAAAAATTGATAACCTGAGCATCACACCATGTGGCAATTAGGATCCATAATCCTTGAAGTTCGAGAATGTTTTATTTTACCATATTTACACCGAAATTATGCAAATGTTCTCCCCATTTATGTAATTTAGTGATTCCaaacttatatttttcattttatttcaccATCTATGTAAATAGAACTAACTAGATGTACGACTTGGCTGAAAGCATGTCCAGTACAATTTCTATCGCTATTATCTCGTGGTTTATGGCAAGAATATAAGCTCGACAGACAAAAATAGAGATTTATAGGTCCCACCTTCTGGAGAGGCTAAACCTAGCTAGGTCTCCTATGTTGGGTTCTTTTTGGGTCTCATGTAAAACTTATGTCTTATCAGTTATACATAGTAGTGTCAACGGCCCGAATTAGTTTTTAAGGTATAAATTCGGACAGGACTTCACCATGTTTATACTGAAATTATACAAATATTCTCACTATCCATCTAACTAAGTGCTTTCAAACTTGTATTTTCCATTATTTCACCATTAAGATTAATAGGACCGAGTAGATATCCAATTTGGCCGAAAGCATGTTTAGATCAATTTCTATCGCTATCACCCTGTAATTTAGAGCAAGAATATATAACTTGAAACTGAAACCCAACATTTAGGGATCCCATCACAGCTGCTAAAGTCAGGTCTCTTGTGTTGTGTTCTTTTGTCGGGCTCACTTGAAAACTCTGccatttcaaatatatatagtagtgTCAACAGATGCAAGCTAGATTTCAGGGAGTAAACTCGAACAAATGAAATTGTATGGAGCAGGTCGATATAATAGCATCTTTATGGGGCAAATTACAATTACCCTTTTATAAATGTTCTGTCAATTACGATTATATCAGTATTACGCGTATTGGTGAGATCATCTTTCCCAATCATTCCAATTGTCTCTTTAGGGGAAAAAGTCaagcaattaaaaaaaattgagattatcgacgtgagttggttcaagcggttcgacgcGCTTGTTTCCCTTAAGtgagatttcaagtttgagtAATGTAAGTGGAGAAAATCCACGTAGAGGGAGTTTTACTTCTCAGTAGGCTGACCTGAATCTACTAGATTAGTAAAGACCCAATTAATATCAAAATTCacacaaaaaataattgagattaaaaaaagaaaaccctCGGGAGTCCACCCATTCGAAAGAACTTCTTGAAACTATTCTATttgtttataaaaaaaaaaggaggaaaaaaaagtcttTCTCAATCTCGCTTCGCAGACGTTATATTTACATTGAAGAAAAATCGAAATTGCTTATCAATAATGACTCCACCAAATAGAGAAAGCAGATTCACGTTCTCATTATAGCTTCTGGCAAAGAGGCGGAGCGAGGACGTCGTGATCGCCAAGCTCCGAGTCAAGGCTGAGTCCACTCTCTCGCTTGACTCGCCGCTTCTGCTTCTCTCTGGGTCAACTTCCCAATCTAGTCAATGAGCTCCTCGGCAGCCTCTTTGATTAATATTCTTTGTCGGGAGGACAAAAGTCGAGATTCCCTCCGGCGGCCCCCATGCACTTCTACTATGTGAGATCTCCAAGTTTGTGATCCTCATCTATTGATCCTCGTACTTCAATTTATTATGATTTGATCCTGAATATTGAGAACATCCCGCGATGCCCCCAAATCGTTAACGTGTTATGTTAAAAGAATTTCCTTAAAAATAGATAACATGAGCAATTAAGTGATTCAAAACTTATGTTTCCATTTATTTCAC from Punica granatum isolate Tunisia-2019 chromosome 2, ASM765513v2, whole genome shotgun sequence includes the following:
- the LOC116194143 gene encoding RNA-dependent RNA polymerase 1-like isoform X2, with product MCLEISHASNLPDFQENFAAYKEIKGIFAMKSGSSFSRDFNLVPIVGPPIDVDIPYKILFKINLLIQNGCLPGPCLDSSFYRLVDPSRVDITFIEYALEKLRHLKECCYHPKRWLEEQYVMCMKNKNLIRQHHMRSPLISLDEGLMYVHRVQITPCKVYFFGPEVNLSNRVLRRYSEYSDNFLRISFVDEDLEKIHPTVLSPRDSVAGSGMRTEIFTRILSTLQNGITIGDKKFDFLAFSSSQLRENSAWMFAPTDGCTADTIRESLGKFHQIRNVAKYAARLGLSLSSSTETLSVEWYETEEIPDIEVICGNKRYIFSDGIGKISDDFAKKVAKKCGFKGYTPSAFQIRYGGYKGVVAIDPTLPVKLSLRRSMRKYESSDTKLNVLAWSKYQPCFLNRQIITLLSTLGVPDGVFEQKQREAVDQLDSILTDPLKAQEALDLMAPGENTKVLKQMLVCGYEPDEEPFLSMMLLTFRASKLFDLRTKTRIFIPEGRSMMGCLDETQTLEYGQVFVQFSCRKLGQLQDNIYMHTGTASDESFVVQGQVVVAKNPCLHPGDVRVLRAVNVPALHHMVDCVVFPQKGMRPHPNECSGSDLDGDIYFVSWDSELIPPVQDQPMDYTAAPTVELDHDVRIEEVEEYFVNYLLNDSLGIIANAHTVFADQSSAKARCPKCIALARLFSVAVDFPKTGVPAEIPRNLYAKEYPDFMEKLDKSTYESKNVIGKLFREVRDMAPDSPSLRTFMKEDASWSYDPDMEVEGFEDYVDDAFYYKGNYDFKLGNIMDYYGIRTEAEILSGNIMKLSKSFSKRKDLESITMAVKALRKEAMTWFNEKATGSDGLEHENLDAKASAWYYVTYHPSYWGAYNEGLKRDHYLSFPWCVYDRLINIKKEKINTRRSARSLEDIFTRELSLS
- the LOC116194143 gene encoding RNA-dependent RNA polymerase 1-like isoform X1, with the protein product MEKTIRLHGFPSSTSAERVKEFLENIIGKGRVCAIKVRQEKSSSRLYAIVQFMTVEDADRIVRLASRRLWYGKSYLTASEADRDIVPEPRMLSHSIQGVTLHFGYQLSEQNFSTLWKEQNVSVDFGVGLRRFYFVLLYNQEEYKLDLSYENIWQIKLHRQRWRRRKIFLLIQLFGAPRIFRKDAYPSRNVLESLFYNYFRNGSDDQWVRTIDFTPSACIGQSSAMCLEISHASNLPDFQENFAAYKEIKGIFAMKSGSSFSRDFNLVPIVGPPIDVDIPYKILFKINLLIQNGCLPGPCLDSSFYRLVDPSRVDITFIEYALEKLRHLKECCYHPKRWLEEQYVMCMKNKNLIRQHHMRSPLISLDEGLMYVHRVQITPCKVYFFGPEVNLSNRVLRRYSEYSDNFLRISFVDEDLEKIHPTVLSPRDSVAGSGMRTEIFTRILSTLQNGITIGDKKFDFLAFSSSQLRENSAWMFAPTDGCTADTIRESLGKFHQIRNVAKYAARLGLSLSSSTETLSVEWYETEEIPDIEVICGNKRYIFSDGIGKISDDFAKKVAKKCGFKGYTPSAFQIRYGGYKGVVAIDPTLPVKLSLRRSMRKYESSDTKLNVLAWSKYQPCFLNRQIITLLSTLGVPDGVFEQKQREAVDQLDSILTDPLKAQEALDLMAPGENTKVLKQMLVCGYEPDEEPFLSMMLLTFRASKLFDLRTKTRIFIPEGRSMMGCLDETQTLEYGQVFVQFSCRKLGQLQDNIYMHTGTASDESFVVQGQVVVAKNPCLHPGDVRVLRAVNVPALHHMVDCVVFPQKGMRPHPNECSGSDLDGDIYFVSWDSELIPPVQDQPMDYTAAPTVELDHDVRIEEVEEYFVNYLLNDSLGIIANAHTVFADQSSAKARCPKCIALARLFSVAVDFPKTGVPAEIPRNLYAKEYPDFMEKLDKSTYESKNVIGKLFREVRDMAPDSPSLRTFMKEDASWSYDPDMEVEGFEDYVDDAFYYKGNYDFKLGNIMDYYGIRTEAEILSGNIMKLSKSFSKRKDLESITMAVKALRKEAMTWFNEKATGSDGLEHENLDAKASAWYYVTYHPSYWGAYNEGLKRDHYLSFPWCVYDRLINIKKEKINTRRSARSLEDIFTRELSLS